Proteins found in one Dermacentor silvarum isolate Dsil-2018 chromosome 8, BIME_Dsil_1.4, whole genome shotgun sequence genomic segment:
- the LOC119460896 gene encoding SET domain-containing protein 4-like encodes MAKKGRNHRKKARRRAERMSCTEDVSANLLKWMTANGFELHKQLCLREFRETGRGLATQQMLSSGDTFLRVPTCLLITTQTALSSSLRDFVIRNHGQLTPIEVLTLFLMNEKLRGHDSEWRFFIKSLPATYTTPVFLGSRLLAKLPCDLFRKAQTQVSRIRSTFLKLQTLTKESTGGNSLLSSLSKNFTWHLFVWAWTAVNTRCIFSEHKTGHSLWDDDKCALAPFLDCLNHHWKASVQTAIVDSYFEIVTNNNYQPNDQVFISYGSHDNKKLFMEYGFVLADNPNDVVAITREHLCKLHSWKAQAIPHFASKLSFLEAKNAISESCGFTADGLTWNGRIVMQVLSHPKASRLEWNKLLFRSREEELDEQQCQLVVTLIEAMLCDYSAPLPEGKDFCSQTVAAFIREETKILKKQLQLYTR; translated from the exons ATGGCTAAGAAGGGACGTAATCACAGGAAAAAGGCGAGGCGAAGAGCGGAACGTATGTCGTGCACTGAAGATGTGAGCGCGAATCTTTTGAAGTGGATGACTGCAAACGGTTTCGAACTGCACAAGCAGCTGTGTCTCAGGGAATTCCGTG AAACTGGAAGAGGGCTGGCAACGCAACAGATGCTGTCTTCTGGAGACACTTTTCTAAGAGTACCAACTTGTCTCCTAATAACCACTCAGACAGCTTTGTCAAGCAGCTTACGCGATTTTGTTATCAG AAATCATGGGCAACTCACTCCCATTGAAGTGTTGACACTTTTTCTTATGAATGAAAAGCTCAGAGGCCATGATTCAGAGTGGCGCTTCTTCATCAAAAGCTTGCCGGCTACCTACACAACACCTGTGTTCCTTGGAAGCAGATTGCTTGCCAAACTGCCCTGCGACTTGTTCCGAAAAGCACAGACCCAAGTGTCTAGGATACGAAGTACTTTTTTAAAGTTACAAACTTTAACAAAGGAAAGCACTGGTGGCAACTCGCTGCTTTCTAGCCTTTCCAAGAACTTTACATGGCACCTGTTTGTGTGGGCTTGGACTGCTGTTAACACTCGCTGCATCTTTAGTGAGCACAAGACTGGCCATTCCCTTTGGGATGATGACAAGTGTGCCCTAGCTCCATTTCTGGACTGCTTGAACCACCACTGGAAGGCAAGT GTGCAAACTGCAATAGTGGACTCCTACTTTGAAATTGTTACAAATAATAATTACCAGCCGAACGATCAAGTTTTCATCAGTTATGGCTCGCACGACAACAAGAAGTTATTTATGGAGTACGGCTTTGTTCTTGCCGATAACCCAAATGACGTGGTTGCAATCACAAGAG AGCACCTATGTAAGCTGCACTCCTGGAAGGCGCAAGCAATCCCACATTTTGCCTCAAAGCTTTCTTTTCTGGAGGCAAAAAATGCTATAAG TGAGTCTTGTGGCTTTACTGCGGATGGATTGACATGGAATGGGCGAATTGTCATGCAAGTACTGTCACATCCCAAGGCATCAAG GTTGGAATGGAACAAATTGCTGTTTCGGTCCAGAGAAGAGGAACTCGACGAACAGCAGTGTCAGTTAGTGGTGACTTTAATAGAAGCCATGTTGTGCGACTACAGTGCTCCGCTACCTGAAGGCAAAGACTTCTGCTCACAGACAGTGGCTGCATTTATCAGAGAAGAGACAAAAATTCTCAAGAAACAACTACAACTCTATACGAGATAG
- the LOC119460901 gene encoding mesoderm-specific transcript protein yields MNTLVSILIAACAAAFAIFHTYPAPPKSPLLYQWEKEDGGSYFKFQDYDIFFKDVKGNAENKDVLLCLHGFPTSSFDYYLVLPSLRKIFGRIVLFDFLGLGYSDKPRFHTYSIFEQANITEALMKKLGLRRVHVLAHDIGDTVAQELLARQQEGVLPFEISTLCMMNGGILPQHHHPRWSQLILRMPVIGVVASRFMNHLVFRVALADVFGPNTKPTATDVHNYWHLARLKDGYRVFGLLLSYIDERFENEERWVRALQKSASKVHMIYGPADPVNKPPFQEHYKKLVPGSSIHILHEHIGHYVHLEAPKEVVAGYLPFLEAHGVKTKTISVALPDRLL; encoded by the exons ATGAATACACTTGTCAGCATTTTGATTGCTGCCTGCGCTGCGGCTTTTGCCATTTTTCACACTTATCCCGCTCCGCCGAAATCACCGCTACTTTACCAGTGGGAAAAAGAAGACGGTGGTTCGTACTTCAAGTTTCAAGACTACGACATATTTTTTAAAG ATGTCAAGGGCAATGCAGAAAACAAGGACGTGCTACTGTGTCTCCATGGCTTTCCAACTTCTAGCTTTGACTATTACTTGGTCCTACCATCACTGCGAAAAATATTTGGCAGGATTGTGCTGTTTGATTTTCTGGGATTAGGCTACAGCGATAAGCCA AGGTTTCACACTTACTCCATCTTTGAACAAGCCAACATTACCGAAGCCCTCATGAAGAAATTGGGCTTGCGCAGGGTTCATGTCCTAGCTCATGATATAGGAGACACAGTGGCCCAGGAACTTCTTGCTAGACAACA GGAAGGTGTCCTGCCATTTGAAATTTCGACTTTGTGTATGATGAACGGTG GAATTTTGCCTCAGCATCATCATCCAAGATGGTCTCAATTG ATATTGAGAATGCCTGTCATTGGTGTTGTGGCTTCAAGGTTCATGAACCACCTGGTCTTCAGAGTAGC GCTGGCTGATGTCTTTGGCCCCAACACTAAACCAACTGCAACAGATGTCCACAATTACTGGCATTTAGCTCGGCTGAAAGATGGTTACCGGGTATTTGGCCT GCTCCTCTCCTACATCGACGAAAGGTTCGAAAATGAAGAGAGGTGGGTTAGAGCACTGCAGAAGTCGGCTTCCAAAG TTCACATGATATATGGCCCGGCCGATCCTGTCAACAAACCACCATTTCAGGAGCACTACAA GAAACTCGTTCCTGGCTCTAGCATCCACATTCTCCACGAACACATCGGCCATTACGTGCACCTAGAAGCTCCCAAGGAGGTGGTTGCAGGCTACTTACCGTTCTTGGAAGCCCACGGTGTCAAAACAAAGACCATATCTGTTGCACTCCCCGACAGGTTGTTGTAG